Part of the Phycodurus eques isolate BA_2022a chromosome 3, UOR_Pequ_1.1, whole genome shotgun sequence genome, CACCTACCCACTTGTAACGGCAGAGTTTGAAGGTCAATGTAAATTGTTCAACGCGCAGGAGTTTTATGAAGCCGTTTTTCTTTTCGTTttataatgaaaatgtttcattttcgtTTCTAGTATTGATGAAATGACTTGAAAATGAGCCATCCATGCCTTGAACGCCAACTCAGCCGGTCGTCACGGCAAGGTCAACGTTGATCTATTGCGACCTGAGGCCTCAACCGGAACCCAGTCCCAACGCCACAAGTGAAGCATATGATCGTAAAATGAGCAACTTGCAAGAAGAAAAGACAATGAAGAAATCTCCTCATCAGGCGTGACGGCGTCGGCCGCATTGGAGCTTCTAGGTGGCGGAGCAATGCCTTCTGGGATGTATTGCCCGCAATCATTTTCGAGGGAAGTGTCGAAGCTGGCAGTGGGGGATTCATACTGGATCCTCAGATGTCCTCCGCTGTCTGCGAGGCGTTCCtttggttctgcagcaggagGGGAGCCAGGCGCGGGTTGCTCCAGGGACAGTCGAGACCAGTCCGCTCCATATGCCAGAGAGTTGTGGAGGATGTAGGATGCTAAAACGGGACACGCCCCTTCGTGTGAATCTAGAACAAAGTACAAAATGTTCTCAGAGAACACTAGTTTTGGATAGTATCCTTCTCACAAAGCAATTGGATGTAGTAGATTTAACATCGAATTACGGTGCTTCTCCAACTTCATCCAGTGATAGCCCTCCCATGttcacatggatatttgacttcgaaAGCAGTCAACACGTCCCCTCATTTGACCCGGTGTGGCACGTAACCTTCTACTCACCCGTGGCCTGTCGACAGTGAAGTATGTGGAAGTCATTGTGCATGCACGCTGCCAGCAGCAGATGCTGATGAGTCGGATGCCATTTTAACCTCCACACCCCACCGCCGAGCGACGTCTCGCTGAAAGGCTGCCGCATATTTCTGCCATCCCACAGGAGTATCGTCTCATCATagctgtggggggggggggaatacaaaaGCTTACTcaggattttaaaaacataaatcctACAACGCAAACATATATGATCTACCGATCGATTTATTAACGGCGACGTTTACCTGCCTGTAGCCAGAAGGTGTTCCCGATGTGGGTTGCTGTGAATGCTGCACACGCCCATTGAATGCCTTTGTGACAAATGATATGGAAACGCTTCATGAGTTCATCAAAGCGAATTGCCTTTTACCGACGAGAGTAGGGCTGCAATTAATGACCTTTTACTGACGAAAGTAGGGCTGGAGGGACCGATCCTGAGGTCCCAGCCTTTAAGCTTACAGTCATCTCCACCTGGCAGGTGAGAGAGAGGAGCGAGAGccatatatacgtacatatgtatacatacacgcAGACTACCTGAGTATACCAACTGTGTGTCCCAGTAGGAGAAGGCTGAGATCCAAGCCTCAAAGTCGTGGGCCTTCCACTGTGACAAAGTCATCAGAGCACCTTCATCCAAAGAGAGCACACTGACATGACCCGCGGAGTCGCTGCATATCACCCGCACGTCGCTGCTGCCGACGTGAGCCGTGGGGGTGTGAAAAGTAACACAGGGGGTTTATGTGCCGATCGGACCCATTGCCTgcagggttgggcatcgtttgaattggaGATTCCGCTCCCGATTGCGAACGATcctcgattcagattcttttagggggctgggtgcCAAAAACAATTGCATGTCCAAagtatgaacatccattttcttagcagcccgcagcataaactaaaatgaacatttgactcggggttctttataagcAGTATCAATATCagacctatgaactaaaaggcaatgtgtgtgtgtggaactaacccaattgacttaatatttattcattaatgtttcagctaaaagttcaATATAGCATTGataaaatcgttatttgggaccgttttatcacgtcaaatggtttgtgtgtgcaagttttaacttgacttcccgTTTTAAGCATGGAGCCTTTTATTCTGAAGGGTACGCAGGTAAGGTAACTTCGCACGGCACTGGTGATTTTTtctgaatgtatttttatttttgttcatggATTTCGGAACTAAATGCTGTAGAgcgattcctttccttacccaccgatggttagtgtttgtgatccTGTGAGACAACACAGTTATCGGTGCAGCCAACGGCTTACCTTGcgagctgtctcaatgttggcacagATGTATTTTATCGTTTCACTCACTCAATTGACAAGAGTTGACTTCGCCCGCGCAGGCCGAGGCTCGGCGCGGgagggagcgcgtcagacgcgaCGCATCGTGAAAgccacaatataatcttattccaagcgTTGCACTGAGACGACCGCTCattaatttgaacaaagttCAGACACAAGCCTGTCTTTGCGAGCGTTGAttttcgccgcttcttcttTGGGGTCGGCGGAcgaggcatcgaaactgggaacccaaatgttttaatttgaacgattccgggagaaccagaACATTAGTGCCGGTTCCAATAGGTtgtcgattctcgatgcccaaccctaatgacCGATCATTATTTATAGGAAAGCAAAGCTGGCTGTGGAGCACACAGATTCCAATACCTGTCCATTCTTCCAGTGGACCAATCTAACGACAGAGCCAGCTTGCCTGCACCCAGCTCCACGCTGCTCAGACTTTGCAGATTGCTGGCGCCTTCCTACTGAACACACAGTTAGGAGTGTAGATACCCAACCACAACAACAGAATAAAAAGGAAGTCCAGTGGAAGGTAGAAAGACATAGtagtttatttaaaatcattttgtttacAGTGTACGGTCGTATCGTATGAATGGTATTCATTGCCATTATGTCATATTGGACTACCGCGTCATTGTTGATGCAGAAACACGATTTCTCTCGTGGCACATTTCTCACCTGGCAGTCTGAAAGCGCATACAGCTGCAGTTCTCCAGTCGCCGCTGCCAGTCCCAGCACGACCTTTCCTGACACAGGCACATGACACCTGAAGAGAGAAGGCATGATGAAAAAGGTTTTCTGCATCAGCAGGCTGAGCTCAGAGTCAACTACTGACAATATACCACAACATCCTGCCTTCTCAACCAACTGGTGCACAGTAGAATGCACTAAATATACGGTCCTCATGTAAATCTACAAGAAGGAGAAATTGGAACTCTGGAAATGATGCACATTTCGAAATGTTAGAAGAATCAGTCAATCTGTGGAGAGCCGGTTGGCACACAAGGTATAACTTGCAGATCAACATCATCTGGGATATTTCGGTGATACTTAAAGTTACTAGCGATGGGACTACATTTTCTTGATTGACTGTGGGATAAATTCATTGATTAGTTGTTTAATTGGATACAAACTCTCAACGGAACACAAATGGGCCAATTTCACGCCCGACTAACCCCTCCCGACCAAAGTCAGCAgaggagttgttctgaagccactccattattttagctgtgtgcctaaggtcattgtcatgttggagggtgaaccttcggccctgtctgaggtcctgagcactctggagaaggttttcatccaggatatccccatATTTGGCCGCTTTCAGCTTTCCCTCGAAGCCCAAAAACTTTTATCTTGGGTCTCattagaccagagaatcttatttctcatcatcttgagtccttccgtttttttttggggttttttttaagcaaactccatgcgggctttcacgtgtcttgcactgaggagagacttttgtcgggccactctggcataaagccccgactggtggagggcttcagtgacggttgactttctagaactttctcccatctcccgactgcatctctggagctcagccacagtgatctttgggttcttcttcacctctctcaccaaggctcttctcccccgattgctcagtttggccggacggaaagctcttggaagggttctgatcatcccaaacgtcttccatttaaggattatggaggccactgtgctcttaggaaccttaagtgcagcagaatgttttttgtaaccttggccacatctgtgactcgccacaattctgtctctgagctcttcaggc contains:
- the dph7 gene encoding diphthine methyltransferase isoform X2; translated protein: MAWKSRTRSLQVFDTELSADTVEWCPVAHCHGFLACGTYELQKAKGEDGASSRTGRLYLLEYQREALSPPLTERQRIETPAILDLKWCHVPVSGKVVLGLAAATGELQLYALSDCQEGASNLQSLSSVELGAGKLALSLDWSTGRMDSSDVRVICSDSAGHVSVLSLDEGALMTLSQWKAHDFEAWISAFSYWDTQLVYSGGDDCKLKGWDLRIGPSSPTFVSKRHSMGVCSIHSNPHREHLLATGSYDETILLWDGRNMRQPFSETSLGGGVWRLKWHPTHQHLLLAACMHNDFHILHCRQATDSHEGACPVLASYILHNSLAYGADWSRLSLEQPAPGSPPAAEPKERLADSGGHLRIQYESPTASFDTSLENDCGQYIPEGIAPPPRSSNAADAVTPDEEISSLSFLLASCSFYDHMLHLWRWDWVPVEASGRNRSTLTLP
- the dph7 gene encoding diphthine methyltransferase isoform X1, which translates into the protein MAWKSRTRSLQVFDTELSADTVEWCPVAHCHGFLACGTYELQKAKGEDGASSRTGRLYLLEYQREALSPPLTERQRIETPAILDLKWCHVPVSGKVVLGLAAATGELQLYALSDCQEGASNLQSLSSVELGAGKLALSLDWSTGRMDSSDVRVICSDSAGHVSVLSLDEGALMTLSQWKAHDFEAWISAFSYWDTQLVYSGSLRVCIHMYVYMALAPLSHLPGGDDCKLKGWDLRIGPSSPTFVSKRHSMGVCSIHSNPHREHLLATGSYDETILLWDGRNMRQPFSETSLGGGVWRLKWHPTHQHLLLAACMHNDFHILHCRQATDSHEGACPVLASYILHNSLAYGADWSRLSLEQPAPGSPPAAEPKERLADSGGHLRIQYESPTASFDTSLENDCGQYIPEGIAPPPRSSNAADAVTPDEEISSLSFLLASCSFYDHMLHLWRWDWVPVEASGRNRSTLTLP